A window of Xiphophorus hellerii strain 12219 chromosome 7, Xiphophorus_hellerii-4.1, whole genome shotgun sequence contains these coding sequences:
- the LOC116723543 gene encoding mid1-interacting protein 1-B-like — translation MMMMMQLSETSKQKNSLFNAMNRFIGAVNDMDQTILVPSLLRDVPLEEDREMGVLKSDVEDGDMFSYYELLKSIRSDMEWGVRCASADERLKESMKVTRSHSSASTCSSVSSCSASCSEEEDEGEDEDLQKQFKYHLTGLQGVLSKLTQQANSLTKRYKQELGIGGWGQ, via the coding sequence atgatgatgatgatgcagctGTCAGAAACCTCCAAGCAGAAGAACTCGCTCTTCAACGCCATGAACCGCTTCATCGGCGCCGTGAACGACATGGACCAGACCATCCTGGTGCCCAGCCTGCTGCGGGACGTCCCGCTGGAGGAGGACAGGGAGATGGGCGTCCTCAAGTCGGACGTGGAAGACGGGGACATGTTCAGCTACTACGAGCTGCTCAAGTCCATCCGCAGTGACATGGAGTGGGGCGTCCGGTGCGCGTCGGCCGACGAGCGGCTCAAGGAGAGCATGAAAGTCACCCGCTCGCACTCCTCCGCCTCCACCTGCTCCTCCGTGTCCTCTTGTTCGGCGTCGTGCTccgaggaggaggacgagggaGAGGACGAGGACCTGCAGAAGCAGTTCAAGTACCACCTGACCGGACTGCAGGGGGTTCTGTCCAAGCTGACCCAGCAAGCCAACTCGCTCACCAAGCGCTACAAACAGGAACTTGGCATCGGAGGATGGGGCCAGTAA